Proteins from a genomic interval of Collinsella sp. zg1085:
- the purF gene encoding amidophosphoribosyltransferase, producing MAQGTSHVQCDDTLHEECGVFGVWAPGRDAARLTYFGLRALQHRGQESAGIAAGDGGTVMVRKDLGLVGHVFSNADLSALPGELAIGHVRYATAGSKSWEAAQPHLSTINDVIIALAHNGTLVNTDELRRQLINLGVPFLSNSDSEVAAKLIGYFTQATNHLREGIRKTMELVRGGYAMTLINEEALYAFRDPHGLRPLVLGRLVDQGLDQVDLEQVSKLPAEAEANADGTYASGSGWVVASETCALDIVGAEYVRDIRPGEILRINAQGLVSEQGVPAAKTAANCVFEQVYFARPDSIMNGKSVYACRYDMGRQLAREAPADADMVIGVPDSGLPPAEGFARESGLPFGEGLIKNRYVARTFIEPTQELRAMGVRMKLNPLRDNIAGKRLVVIDDSIVRGTTMVQLVRMLRQAGAREIHVRINSPEVVWPCFYGIDTDVQAQLISANKSVEEIRELIGADSLAFLSVEGLRTCVPAGGYCEACFTGAYPVAIPERFSRGKFMEGYVPRNLSENPVFAQDEVSKKYQDKSWEESNQ from the coding sequence ATGGCTCAGGGAACCTCTCACGTACAATGTGATGATACGCTTCATGAGGAATGTGGCGTTTTTGGTGTATGGGCGCCGGGGCGTGACGCTGCTCGTTTAACCTATTTTGGCTTGCGGGCATTGCAGCACCGCGGTCAGGAGTCGGCAGGAATTGCTGCGGGCGATGGCGGTACCGTAATGGTGCGCAAGGACCTTGGTCTTGTAGGTCATGTATTTTCAAATGCCGATTTGAGCGCCTTGCCTGGTGAGCTTGCTATTGGACATGTGCGCTATGCTACGGCAGGGTCTAAGAGCTGGGAAGCCGCTCAGCCGCATCTCTCAACCATCAACGACGTTATTATTGCGCTTGCTCATAACGGCACGCTGGTTAACACCGATGAGCTGCGCCGTCAGCTTATTAACCTCGGCGTTCCGTTTTTATCTAACTCAGATTCTGAGGTTGCTGCAAAGTTAATTGGCTACTTTACACAAGCCACCAATCATCTGCGCGAAGGTATCCGTAAAACCATGGAGCTGGTGCGTGGTGGCTATGCTATGACACTTATTAACGAGGAAGCGCTTTATGCGTTTCGCGATCCGCATGGTTTGCGTCCGTTGGTGCTGGGTCGCCTTGTAGACCAAGGGCTTGACCAAGTAGACCTTGAGCAGGTTTCTAAGCTACCGGCGGAGGCTGAGGCAAACGCAGATGGTACGTATGCATCTGGTAGCGGCTGGGTAGTTGCCTCCGAAACCTGTGCGCTTGATATTGTGGGAGCAGAATACGTGCGCGATATTCGCCCAGGCGAGATTTTGCGCATTAACGCTCAGGGCTTGGTATCTGAGCAGGGAGTTCCTGCGGCAAAAACCGCTGCAAACTGTGTGTTTGAACAGGTGTATTTTGCGCGTCCCGATAGCATCATGAACGGCAAGTCGGTCTATGCCTGCCGGTATGATATGGGTCGGCAGTTGGCGCGTGAGGCACCTGCTGATGCTGATATGGTAATTGGTGTACCTGATTCTGGTTTGCCGCCGGCAGAAGGTTTTGCTCGTGAGAGCGGTTTGCCTTTTGGCGAAGGGCTTATCAAAAACCGTTATGTGGCGCGAACTTTTATTGAGCCAACCCAGGAGCTACGCGCCATGGGCGTGCGCATGAAGCTAAACCCTTTGCGCGATAACATCGCTGGTAAACGCCTTGTGGTAATTGACGACTCCATTGTGCGTGGTACAACCATGGTGCAGCTGGTGCGTATGCTGCGGCAGGCAGGCGCTCGGGAAATTCATGTGCGCATCAATTCGCCTGAGGTTGTGTGGCCGTGTTTTTATGGCATTGATACCGATGTGCAGGCTCAGTTGATTAGCGCAAATAAGAGCGTTGAAGAAATTCGCGAGCTTATTGGTGCTGATTCGCTGGCGTTTTTGTCGGTTGAAGGTCTGCGCACCTGTGTTCCGGCTGGTGGCTATTGTGAGGCTTGTTTTACCGGCGCATATCCGGTGGCCATTCCTGAACGTTTCAGCCGGGGTAAGTTCATGGAAGGCTATGTGCCAAGGAATTTGTCGGAAAACCCGGTGTTTGCTCAAGATGAAGTGAGCAAGAAGTACCAAGACAAAAGCTGGGAAGAGAGCAACCAGTAA
- the purE gene encoding 5-(carboxyamino)imidazole ribonucleotide mutase: MAQTETPLVGIIMGSQSDMSVMEACTKELDSLGVPYELVVASAHRTPDKVHKWAASAAERGLKVIIAAAGKAAHLGGVVAAFTPLPVVGVPIKTSDLGGMDSLLSMVQMPSGVPVACVAINGAKNAAIYATQILGASLPEYRQAIETLKQEMAEA, translated from the coding sequence ATGGCACAAACAGAAACACCCCTTGTAGGTATTATCATGGGCTCTCAGTCGGACATGTCCGTTATGGAAGCATGTACGAAAGAACTTGATAGCCTTGGTGTGCCGTATGAGCTGGTGGTTGCAAGTGCGCATCGCACTCCTGATAAGGTGCACAAGTGGGCGGCAAGTGCTGCTGAGCGTGGCTTGAAGGTAATCATTGCTGCAGCAGGTAAGGCTGCACATTTAGGCGGTGTTGTTGCTGCTTTTACGCCGCTTCCGGTGGTGGGTGTTCCCATTAAAACAAGCGATTTGGGCGGCATGGACTCTTTGCTTTCAATGGTGCAGATGCCATCTGGTGTGCCGGTTGCCTGTGTGGCAATTAATGGTGCAAAGAACGCTGCTATTTATGCAACGCAAATTCTAGGTGCAAGTTTGCCCGAATATCGCCAAGCAATAGAAACACTAAAGCAAGAGATGGCAGAAGCGTAA
- a CDS encoding putative ABC transporter permease, with amino-acid sequence MSEPLSRFSQSPHTSDAADAVSDNAAAGLGSAHGALDGGLQDMPGSNAHAVPCSDYSHGSPRGNSHGVPSSISHSSPNAVLQDAPTGTPHETRSIPLGVKLYGFICLIYGGLGTVLLTVAFTYSFMQLVTNPQSLRLGNDPMTLVIINVVAFVLSLFGSAGLAVLGWSLLKNERRNAGRWAYTLIFVGIAEILSSIMSSGLSLTLLIPFAQVIILIVLSARIDPELVRERELKGRMERKLDEIQDRAAAEEGLLGRDLSGAGYIKLNFFNLFWVFVVCSVIGLVLEIIWHMAIVDPGVYQDRAGLLYGPFSPIYGFGALLMTCVLNRFYRSNPLFIFLVSAAIGGAFEMAVSLFMQLGFGAIAWDYSSATLFGLIPDPIAVLCHGRTSSFFAGMWGVLGLIWIRLLLPRLLNFINLIPWKWRYSVTSVGAVLMLINCLMTLGALDCWFQRVSGTEPTIALQQFYATYYNNDYMQHRFQSMTIHPRQSSRVQ; translated from the coding sequence ATGTCAGAACCTCTATCAAGGTTTTCTCAAAGCCCTCATACTTCAGATGCGGCAGATGCCGTAAGCGATAACGCAGCTGCTGGTCTGGGTAGTGCTCACGGTGCGCTGGACGGTGGTTTGCAGGATATGCCAGGCAGCAACGCTCATGCTGTACCATGCAGCGACTACTCGCATGGTTCGCCACGCGGTAACTCTCACGGTGTGCCAAGTAGCATTTCCCATAGCTCGCCAAACGCCGTCTTGCAAGATGCGCCAACCGGCACCCCTCACGAGACGCGCTCTATTCCGTTAGGTGTCAAGCTCTATGGGTTTATTTGCCTTATCTACGGTGGATTGGGAACCGTACTCTTAACGGTTGCTTTTACATATTCATTCATGCAACTTGTTACCAATCCTCAATCACTGCGCCTTGGCAATGACCCTATGACCTTGGTCATCATTAACGTTGTTGCCTTTGTGCTGTCTTTATTTGGCTCTGCTGGGCTTGCCGTGCTTGGTTGGTCGCTTCTCAAAAACGAGCGCCGCAATGCTGGGCGTTGGGCTTACACGCTTATCTTTGTGGGCATAGCCGAAATTCTATCCAGCATTATGTCAAGCGGTCTGTCGCTCACGCTGTTGATACCTTTTGCACAGGTCATCATCTTAATTGTGCTCTCAGCTCGTATTGACCCAGAGCTTGTACGCGAACGCGAGCTGAAAGGCCGCATGGAGCGCAAGCTTGACGAAATACAAGACCGCGCAGCCGCCGAAGAAGGCTTACTTGGACGTGACCTCTCAGGCGCGGGATACATCAAACTCAACTTTTTTAACCTGTTTTGGGTCTTTGTTGTTTGTAGTGTTATAGGTCTTGTACTAGAAATTATTTGGCATATGGCGATTGTTGACCCAGGCGTATATCAAGACCGCGCGGGACTGCTCTACGGACCGTTCTCCCCCATTTATGGCTTTGGCGCGCTTCTTATGACTTGCGTGCTCAATCGCTTTTATCGCAGCAATCCCCTATTTATTTTCTTGGTGAGCGCAGCCATTGGAGGCGCGTTTGAGATGGCTGTTAGCCTTTTTATGCAGTTAGGTTTTGGAGCCATTGCTTGGGATTATAGCTCGGCAACGCTCTTTGGGCTTATTCCTGACCCCATTGCTGTTCTTTGTCACGGGCGAACCAGCAGCTTTTTTGCAGGTATGTGGGGTGTATTGGGTCTGATATGGATTCGCCTGTTGCTTCCGCGCCTGCTCAACTTTATCAATCTCATTCCATGGAAATGGCGCTATTCAGTAACATCTGTCGGTGCTGTTCTTATGCTCATTAACTGCCTCATGACCCTCGGCGCACTCGACTGCTGGTTCCAACGAGTCTCAGGTACCGAGCCAACCATCGCGCTCCAGCAGTTTTATGCCACCTACTACAACAACGACTACATGCAGCATCGCTTTCAGAGTATGACCATACACCCACGACAATCAAGCCGCGTGCAATAG
- a CDS encoding class B sortase codes for MARFREDNQGTSQGNAPAGAPRAAGRHFRSTGSAGAGAGMGTGSSARAGAGVGAGAGAGSSAGTGAGAGAGRAFPRGGHAAHPSQTVAARPLQRVAPGAPGASGVGGAVGAAPLKHGNRAGRPGDSASKRASKKNAAKGSGKKQRSARDIISTVLIVLGVVLLLVAAGIFINAQLGYQAAQGSYKKLEQFAVSDDAGDGIPDVNFDELEKINPDVVGWVYVPNTVINYPVVQTDNNETYLSKLFDLSGNGAGSIFMDMDNNKPGMVDQQTTIYGHHMYDGSMFKYIDDTLNQEAFDSVKTVYYITRQATYKLTPLFTMQVEDTYNDARVPNFAGDQTLADYLRASLGQAKAKAADAEARIDQTQQVLTLVTCAGEIIPRTTRAAMVCQLVEVVPRGQAGVAAAGEQGAGEAAAEQTGDAAPAEGGEAPAEGE; via the coding sequence ATGGCGCGTTTTCGCGAAGATAATCAAGGCACATCACAAGGTAACGCGCCTGCAGGCGCTCCCCGCGCTGCTGGCCGTCATTTTCGTTCTACAGGCTCAGCAGGTGCTGGTGCCGGTATGGGCACGGGTTCGAGTGCACGCGCTGGTGCCGGTGTAGGTGCTGGTGCCGGTGCCGGTTCGAGCGCAGGCACGGGAGCTGGTGCGGGAGCTGGACGGGCGTTCCCACGCGGGGGTCATGCGGCTCACCCAAGCCAGACAGTGGCAGCACGCCCGCTTCAACGGGTGGCCCCCGGCGCTCCTGGTGCTTCCGGTGTTGGTGGGGCTGTCGGAGCTGCACCATTGAAACATGGCAACCGTGCTGGTAGACCAGGCGATAGCGCTAGCAAAAGAGCTTCTAAAAAGAACGCTGCAAAGGGTTCTGGTAAGAAGCAGCGCTCGGCACGCGATATTATTTCAACCGTGCTGATTGTGCTCGGTGTGGTTTTGCTTTTAGTTGCAGCAGGCATTTTTATCAATGCTCAGCTTGGTTATCAGGCTGCTCAGGGTTCATATAAAAAGCTTGAGCAATTTGCGGTATCAGATGATGCGGGCGACGGTATTCCTGATGTCAATTTTGACGAGCTTGAAAAAATCAACCCCGATGTTGTTGGCTGGGTTTATGTGCCCAATACCGTTATTAACTATCCGGTGGTGCAAACTGACAACAACGAGACGTATCTTTCTAAGCTGTTTGATTTGTCGGGCAACGGTGCTGGTTCTATCTTTATGGATATGGACAACAACAAGCCAGGCATGGTTGACCAGCAAACAACAATTTATGGTCACCATATGTATGACGGCAGCATGTTTAAGTACATTGATGACACCCTTAATCAAGAGGCTTTTGATTCGGTAAAGACGGTCTATTACATCACGCGCCAAGCAACATATAAACTAACACCGCTGTTTACCATGCAGGTTGAAGACACCTATAACGATGCACGTGTTCCAAACTTTGCGGGTGACCAAACACTTGCCGATTATCTGCGTGCAAGCCTAGGACAGGCCAAGGCTAAGGCAGCTGATGCAGAGGCGCGTATCGACCAGACGCAGCAGGTGTTGACGCTTGTAACCTGCGCGGGTGAGATTATTCCGCGTACTACGCGTGCAGCTATGGTGTGTCAGCTGGTTGAGGTGGTGCCGCGTGGTCAAGCTGGGGTGGCCGCTGCGGGAGAGCAGGGTGCTGGTGAGGCAGCTGCTGAGCAAACTGGCGATGCAGCACCTGCAGAAGGTGGCGAGGCTCCTGCTGAGGGAGAATAG